A window from Sus scrofa isolate TJ Tabasco breed Duroc chromosome 2, Sscrofa11.1, whole genome shotgun sequence encodes these proteins:
- the LOC100514452 gene encoding olfactory receptor 2M3-like: protein MALENQTFNSDFILLGIFDHSPTHIFLFSLVLGIFTMAFVGNTIMILLIYLDTQLHTPMYFLLSQLSLMDLMLICTTVPKMAYNYLSGSTSISFAGCATQIFFYTSLLGCECFLLAVMAYDRYSAICHPLRYTNLMSPKICGLMVASSWVLGSTDGVIDVAATFSFSYCGSREIAHFFCDFPFLLIISCNDTSIFEEVLFYCCIIMIVFPVAVVLVSYARVILAVIRMGSRKGCHKAFATCSSHLMVVGMYYGAGLFIYMRPTSNRSPTQDKMVSVFYTILTPMLNPLIYSLQNKEVARAFMKVLGKGKN from the coding sequence ACAGTCCCACCcacatcttcctcttctctctggtcTTGGGCATCTTCACAATGGCCTTCGTGGGAAACACTATCATGATTCTCCTCATCTACCTGGACACCCAGCTACACACCCCTATGTACTTCCTCCTCAGCCAACTGTCCCTCATGGACCTCATGCTCATCTGTACCACTGTACCCAAGATGGCCTACAATTACTTGTCTGGAAGCACGTCCATTTCTTTTGCAGGTTGTGCCACACAAATTTTCTTCTATACATCACTACTTGGCTGTGAGTGCTTCCTCTTGGCAGTCATGGCTTATGATCGTTATAGTGCCATTTGCCACCCTCTACGATACACCAATCTCATGAGCCCCAAAATCTGTGGACTTATGGTTGCCTCTTCCTGGGTCCTGGGTTCTACTGATGGTGTCATTGATGTTGCAGCTACATTTTCCTTCTCCTATTGTGGGTCCCGGGAAATtgcccacttcttctgtgacttCCCTTTTCTGCTAATTATCTCATGTAATGACACATCAATATTTGAAGAAGTTCTTTTCTACTGCTGTATAATAATGATTGTTTTCCCGGTAGCAGTAGTCCTTGTTTCTTATGCTCGTGTTATTCTGGCAGTTATCCGCATGGGATCTAGAAAGGGTTGCCACAAAGCTTTTGCCACCTGTTCCTCCCACCTCATGGTGGTGGGAATGTACTATGGAGCAGGTTTGTTTATATACATGCGACCCACTTCTAACCGTTCCCCAACCCAAGACAAGATGGTGTCTGTCTTTTATACAATCCTCACACCCATGCTGAATcccctcatctacagcctccAAAACAAGGAAGTGGCTAGAGCATTCATGAAAGTTTTAGGGAAAGGCAAGAATTAA